One window of Dermacentor andersoni chromosome 7, qqDerAnde1_hic_scaffold, whole genome shotgun sequence genomic DNA carries:
- the LOC126533813 gene encoding boophilin-G2-like — translation MKYCILLAFFGAAMAQRNAICRLPADEGICRALIPRFYFNSETGECTSFLYGGCGGNENNFETIEECAKACAKPERPSDFEGANFETGCKPAADSGSCNQQLERWYYNVLSGKCETFVYGGCGGNENNYESVWECEIACKAT, via the exons ATGAAGTATTGTATTCTCCTTGCCTTCTTTGGCGCTGCAATGG CGCAGAGAAACGCCATCTGCAGACTGCCGGCGGACGAAGGCATCTGCCGGGCGCTCATCCCGCGCTTCTACTTCAACTCTGAAACCGGGGAGTGCACTTCGTTCCTCTACGGCGGCTGCGGGGGAAACGAGAACAACTTTGAGACCATCGAGGAGTGCGCAAAAGCGTGCGCTA AACCTGAAAGACCTAGCGACTTTGAAGGCGCTAACTTCGAGACTGGCTGCAAGCCGGCGGCCGACAGCGGTTCTTGCAACCAACAGTTGGAGCGCTGGTACTACAACGTCCTCTCGGGAAAGTGTGAAACATTCGTCTACGGAGGCTGCGGCGGCAACGAAAACAATTACGAAAGCGTGTGGGAGTGCGAAATCGCCTGCAAGGCCACGT AA